A window of the Trichoplusia ni isolate ovarian cell line Hi5 chromosome 4, tn1, whole genome shotgun sequence genome harbors these coding sequences:
- the LOC113492888 gene encoding uncharacterized protein LOC113492888 translates to MDPISILQSRIEQLEAKLGLAANSPIDGQQGDTATANLLNTAQAINNATAGHEKLNEAMHLATELNNYTDPNFVENMQQNDIHMHEVAAAEPVIKHHCQCMHRCKQAASVLESEPIQHAAQMQEVVNTMQAAAAEVKAEADAVSQGVQELAETCGTAAAEASEQLAYVAQKVEQTEQKLFPRRRNGLD, encoded by the exons ATGGACCCCATTTCAATTTTACAAAGCAGAATTGAGCAATTGGAAGCTAAACTTGGGTTGGCTGCGAATTCTCCCATAGATGGGCAACAGGGCGATACTGCTACAGCCAATCTTCTAAACACTGCTCAAGCTATCAACAATGCAACTGCAGGACACGAGAAACTTAATGAAGCCATGCATTTGGCCACGGAGCTGAATAATTACACTGACCctaattttgttgaaaat ATGCAACAAAATGACATTCACATGCATGAGGTAGCTGCTGCTGAACCTGTAATTAAACACCACTGTCAATGTATGCATCGCTGTAAACAG GCTGCATCCGTCCTGGAGTCAGAACCTATTCAGCATGCGGCTCAAATGCAGGAGGTAGTAAACACCATGCAGGCTGCTGCTGCAGAAGTAAAAGCTGAAGCAGATGCT GTGTCTCAAGGTGTCCAAGAACTTGCTGAGACCTGTGGCACAGCGGCTGCTGAAGCTTCTGAACAACTGGCATATGTAGCTCAAAAAGTCGAGCAAACTGAGCAGAAGCTCTTCCCCCGGAGGAGGAATGGACTTGACTAG
- the LOC113492889 gene encoding protein archease-like: MDEELGGLTEDDYVLPPVKYEYLDHTADVQLHAWGNTLKESFEQCGMAMFGYMTELDYVQIKEVHTVEANADDLMGLLYHFLDELLFLFSVEPFLICKKLVITEFNTEEFRIVCKCYGEEFQLGKHPQGTEVKAITYSAMQIIDEPKDNKYEVFVIIDI; this comes from the exons ATGGATGAAGAGTTAGGTGGTCTGACAGAGGATGATTATGTTCTTCCTCCAGTTAAATACGAGT ATTTGGATCATACGGCTGACGTTCA GTTACATGCATGGGGGAACACTCTGAAGGAGTCATTTGAGCAGTGTGGAATGGCCATGTTTGGATATATGACAGAGCTGGACTATGTACAAATCAAGGAAGTTCATACTGTAGAAGCAAATGCAGATGATTTAATGGGTCTCTTGTACCACTTCCTCgatgaattactttttttattctctgtGGAACCATTTTTAATATGTAAGAAGCTAGTGATAACAGAATTTAACACAGAAGAGTTCAGGATAGTTTGTAAATGTTATGGTGAAGAGTTTCAGCTTGGCAAGCATCCACAGGGCACAGAGGTAAAGGCGATCACTTATTCAGCCATGCAGATCATAGATGAACCAAAAGATAATAAGTATGAAGTGTttgttattattgatatttga
- the LOC113492891 gene encoding transcription factor E2F2-like — protein sequence MPRGVKRGPVEGEAEVVVRAAASPSHTTLLDDSPSQPISYHLLDHGYGATPKHQIRREAPTAPPKTSEAVKRRLNLSESSSGSQGHVVPMKADFKTPKQKRVKVLTPYSRPSSSMKKYTERSRFDTSLGLLTKKFVALLKSSPNGVLDLNIAAEHLSVQKRRIYDITNVLEGIGILEKRSKNNIQWKYGESLGGAAGAGGGAARRLRREVRALAAREARVARAVGVAERALSALSADHGARAYITYADLRSIRDFRNQTVIPIKAPPDTRLSVPHPDEKGYMIHLKSMSGEIEVYLCPKERPPSPASTSGQLPADPLLEDNKALLAPLIALLQSKGTNSITADFTTPIKREPGSDALVVSTPCATDPTLPLPRDAHDARDTRDPHTPQHQLTPRPHHTPLHESMHTPDSGTARGRLRNALIADSDDFAPIMGGGRFQLQTEDQESEPLELEPFLALEPPMSATDYGFCLDHDEGLAELFDFEF from the exons ATGCCGAGAGGGGTGAAGCGAGGGCCGGTGGAGGGCGAGGCCGAGGTGGTGGTACGCGCCGCGGCGTCTCCTTCGCATACCACGCTACTGGACGACAGCCCCAGCCAGCCCATCAGCTATCACCTGCTCGACCACGGCTATGGCGCCACGCCAAAGCATCAGATTAGGCGCGAGGCGCCTACAGCACCGCCGAAGACGTCTGAA GCGGTGAAAAGAAGACTGAACCTGAGTGAGAGCAGTTCCGGCAGCCAGGGTCACGTGGTGCCCATGAAAGCCGACTTCAAGACGCCGAAACAGAAACGCGTCAAAGTCCTCACGCCGTACAGTCGACCGTCCAGTTCTATGAAAAAGTACACCGAACGTTCCAG GTTTGACACATCATTAGGTTTACTCACAAAAAAGTTCGTTGCGTTGCTGAAGTCTTCGCCCAACGGTGTCCTAGACTTGAACATAGCGGCTGAACATTTATCGGTCCAAAAACGTCGTATATACGACATCACAAATGTTCTAGAGGGTATAGGAATTTTAGAAAAGAGatccaaaaataatatacaatggAAATACGGTGAGTCATTGggg ggcgcggcgggcgcgggcggcggcgcggcgcggcggctgcggcgcgAGGTgcgcgcgctggcggcgcgGGAGGCGCGCGTGGCGCGGGCGGTGGGCGTGGCGGAGCGCGCGCTGTCGGCGCTGTCGGCCGACCACGGCGCGCGCGCCTACATCACGTACGCCGACCTGCGCTCCATCCGCGACTTCCGCAACCAGACCGTCATCCCCATCAAGGCGCCGCCCGACACCAGGCTCAGC GTACCCCATCCTGATGAAAAAGGCTACATGATACATTTGAAGTCTATGTCTGGTGAAATCGAAGTCTACCTCTGTCCAAAAGAACGTCCTCCTTCACCTGCATCAA CGTCTGGGCAACTTCCGGCGGATCCCTTGCTGGAAGACAACAAGGCACTACTAGCACCTCTTATAGCACTGTTGCAGTCTAAAGGCACCAATTCCATCACCGCCGATTTCAC CACGCCCATCAAGCGCGAGCCCGGCAGCGACGCGCTCGTCGTCAGCACGCCCTGCGCCACCGACCCCACGCTGCCGCTGCCGCGCGACGCGCACGACGCGCGCGACACGCGCGACCCGCACACGCCGCAACACCAGCTCACGCCGCGACCGCATCACACGCCGCTGCACGAGTCCATGCACACGCCCGACA GCGGTACTGCGCGGGGTAGGCTTCGCAACGCGTTAATAGCGGACAGCGACGATTTCGCGCCCATCATGGGCGGCGGCCGCTTCCAGCTGCAGACCGAGGACCAGGAGTCAG AACCCCTGGAGCTGGAGCCGTTCCTGGCGCTGGAGCCGCCCATGTCCGCGACGGACTACGGCTTCTGCCTGGACCACGACGAGGGGCTCGCGGAACTCTTCGACTTCGAGTTCTAG
- the LOC113492890 gene encoding uncharacterized protein LOC113492890, with translation MRSLKLLIISALVVCCSQVTKSEQEAYEIEKIFASCKKTSPDFDGCIKRAFNKVRPYFKLGIPEMGVAPFDPHFAREVKQSRAINGIGYTLTLKDVFERGWSQSTVTKYKTDWDNQRIVYSQYFPEKWLNGDYEFKGDAFGLGVLRSGRWNLTLRDYSQTTRIKRNGTGVDVHVEVDHIGDMEIHVGNLLRGNGILERMLDRLINVTWKPGFAVIRPLINDLVSTAFTDIWSHSFKNFPLDNFIRD, from the exons ATGCGTTCATTAAAGTTGTTAATTATAAGTGCGTTAGTGGTGTGCTGCTCACAAGTAACGAAGAGCGAACAAGAAGCTTATGAGATCG AGAAAATCTTCGCTTCGTGTAAGAAAACTTCACCCGACTTCGATGGGTGCATAAAGCGGGCCTTCAACAAGGTCCGACCTTATTTCAAACTCG GTATCCCGGAGATGGGAGTGGCGCCCTTCGACCCTCACTTCGCGCGGGAGGTCAAACAGTCTCGAGCCATCAATGGGATCGGATATACGCTAACGCTGAAGGACGTGTTCGAACGAGGATGGTCACAGTCAACCGTCACCAAGTACAA GACCGATTGGGATAACCAGAGAATAGTTTACTCGCAATACTTCCCCGAAAAATGGCTTAACGGTGACTATGAATTCAAG gGAGACGCATTCGGTCTAGGCGTACTCCGGTCTGGTCGCTGGAACCTGACGCTGCGTGATTACTCGCAGACGACGCGCATCAAGCGCAACGGCACCGGCGTGGACGTGCACGTCGAGGTCGACCACATCGGGGACATGGAGATACACGTCGGGAACCTGCTGCGCGGGAACGGCATACTCG AGCGCATGCTGGACCGCCTTATCAATGTGACGTGGAAGCCAGGGTTCGCGGTCATCAGGCCGCTCATCAACGACCTGGTCAGCACGGCCTTCACCGACATCTGGAGCCATTCCTTCAAAAACTTCCCGCTCGATAACTTTATCAGAGATTGA